The Herpetosiphonaceae bacterium nucleotide sequence ACTGATGTATATCGCTTGATCAGCCATGCAGCCGCCTTATATGCTTAGATGAATGTTGTGCCAGGGTATAATACTGCAAGCGCCTAGAGCGGGTCAATGGATGGCCCGGTTTCGTTCGCGCTTTGTAGTTCGGCGCTCGACATTGTAACAGCTTCCGGCGCATCGCGGGCAAACCGCCGATCGTCGTAGTTGCGCTACAATGATGCCCAGGAGGTGGCTATGCGCCCGTTGCGACCGGATGATATTCCAGAGATTCTCAAGCTGCGGATCTACGAGGTGGTGCAGGCCGTGCCGCGCGGCAGCGTCAGCACCTACGGCGATATTGCCGCGATCGTCGGCGGCGGCATCGACGCCCGCACAATCGGGCAGGCGCTGAATCAGGTGCCCAAAGACCGGGAGCAGGCCGTGCCCTGGCAGCGCATCGTCAACGCGCAGGGCGGCATCAGCACCAAGGGGCTGCTTCAGCGCAAGCTGCTTGAGGATGAGGGCGTTGTGTTCAGCGCGCAGGGCAAGATCGATCTGCGCCGGTTTCGCTGGCGCGGCCCGTCGGCGGAGTGGGCTGAAGAGCATGGCTACCAGACACTTCCGCCCGACGAGCCGGAGGCCGAGCAGTTGTCGCTGCTGTGAGCGGTG carries:
- a CDS encoding MGMT family protein; amino-acid sequence: MRPLRPDDIPEILKLRIYEVVQAVPRGSVSTYGDIAAIVGGGIDARTIGQALNQVPKDREQAVPWQRIVNAQGGISTKGLLQRKLLEDEGVVFSAQGKIDLRRFRWRGPSAEWAEEHGYQTLPPDEPEAEQLSLL